The sequence below is a genomic window from Aureispira sp. CCB-E.
AGAGTCCCCGCTAAAATATATGCAGATAAAGGGGTTAAAGATATAGAGGCAAGGACGTATACAGGACATGATTATACCGATGGGGATGAGTTTGAAGTACGTTTTTTAGGGGGGCACCAAATCGAGGTCTATTTAGAAGGAACTTTGATACGTTCTTTTACCTTACCTCGTAGATTAACAAATGAGTATGTGGCTACTGTAGGGTTTAATGATCGTATCAATTTAGATCGTCGTATAGCTTATGATTTAAAATCATCTTTTTGTTCTACCATGCCAGTTGTTAAGACAGTTATCAATCATAATAACAAATATGGGGCAACTGGGAATATAACTTTATTTCCCCTAGATTTGAGCTATGTAAATAATAGTTATACGTACCAATGGTCAACAGGAGCTACCTCTAATAGTATTAGCAATTTGTCAAAAGGAGATTATGTGGTGACAATAACCAATGGGAGTGGAGCAAGTAAAGTTGAAACGTATGAGATATTAGACAAGTTGACGTTAGAAAAAGTAGATCCAGTCAATTCTATATTAAAGATTGTTGATAATCATGTTACTTGCGATCCCACTTTGCCAATACAGTCGATGTTAGATTATAGGACACATACATATGATCCTACCGTGATCATTGATGCTGTTCAAGGAGGAGGTAGTGTAAAATTAAGAGTAGCTGCCGAACATCCTGCTTTTCCAAATCAGCATAGCAATACAGATAATTATAATGCAGGATTTGCGATAAGACTTCAAGCAGCAACAAATCCATTGCCAGCATCTAGCTTTTATCTAGACTATCCTTTTCAAGTAGTATTTGGTACTCAAGGAAAAGTTTTTACGGCTAATCGAGCCTTTGATTGGCAAGCCCACCATCGTCAATACATACCTGATTTACATTATCCCAAAGGAGGCTTTGACATAGAGTTGCGCTTTACAGGAAATAAGGTTGTTGAAATTTATATGAATGATATATGGGTGGCAACGAGAACCTTACAAGAACCAATTGATAAATATAATTTAATGATAGGGTTTTATGATGAAGCTAATTTTCAACGCCGTATAGCTTATAATATGAGGACTACTTTTGAGAGTGAAATCCCCATTACTTATGCCGAATTATCTCTAGAAAAAAATCAAGGTTATGTTAAACTAACAGATGATAATCTAAGGTTCCGATTTTTACAAGAGTATGCAGTAGAAACAGGAGAGACAATTAATTATAAAATTTATCCATGGAATAGACAAAATCCAGTAACAGGAAACTTTCAAGTTCAAGAAGGTTATAATAACATGGATTTAGATGTCTCTAGTTTGCCCTCAGAATCTTACTATACACTTGAGTTTGAATCTAATAAAAAAGAAACATATATATTGAAGTTTAAGACAAAATCCTAAAAGAATTTATTGGAAAATGAAACAAATACTACCTTTTGTGCTACTACTAGGTCTTTGTGCTTTGATTGGTGGGGCAGTGTATATCAATATACCTAAAACAGCTTTTGTAGATAGTCAACAACTATTTGATCATTTCCAAGGTCGTAAAGAGTTGGAAAGTAGATTGGAACAAGAGTCTAATCAAAAAAAGGCTGTAATAGATTCTTTAGGTTTGCAAATTCAAGCCTTGCAGGAACTTGCCAAAACAGATGAAAGTGTTTTGTTGCGTTTACAGCAAATGCTACAGCAGTATCAACAAATGAATCAAGAACATCAAGGCTTTTATCAATATAAAAGCCAAGAATATACGGAAGCAATTTGGAAACAAATATCTCAATACACAAGAGAATATGGAGAAGAGCATAGTTATGACTATGTTTTTGGAATAGCGGGTACAGGTTCCTTAATGTTTGGTAAACCTCAATATGATATTACAGAGGATGTTATTCAATTTATCAACTCAAAATATGCAGGTAATTAGAATAGTACTCTTGTTATTTATTGGAATGCAAGTTATTTCTTGTAGCAATAAGGAGTTACTACCATCAGAATATGTAACATGGGTAAACGATGAAGCAAATCATTTATTAAAGCGAAAAACTGTGCATCCATTGATTGTTGAAGTGTTGTACAAACCAATTCCATATATTATCGCCAATGAAAAAAGAACGAATGCAATATCTAAAGTTGCATACGAAACTCGAAAGAAAGAGTTAGAAGGAATGCAATACTTTACGTTAAAATTGAGTACTGTAGAAGGTGACATAACGAATTATGGGGTAACGAACAAAGCAGAGCAAGATGAACGATTTAATTATTTGTCTTTTGCAATGAAGAGGGACATAAAATTAATAGACGGAAAAGATACTTTACCCTGCCAATTATTTCATTTTGAGAGGGCGTATGATTTGGTTTCTTATCGGTCATTTGTTTTGGCATTTGAGCAGAGTAATCCAAACATAGAATGTGAAAAAACTATCATAATAGATTTACCTTACTTTAGAACAGGACCTATTAAAATAAACTATAAAAATTCTGATTTGGAGTCAATTCCAAGTTTAAAAATACAAGCCTAAATACTATGAGTCAATTAACCAACCCTAGAGGAAATATGCTACAACGATTAGCTTGGTTTTTTATTTTTTTAATTGTCAATCAAGTTGTTTTTCCTGCTACTGCATTAGCTTTAACTTCAGGACCTTCTCAACCAGAGGTGCAAACATTTCAACCAGTAGGCACGACAGATATGGTGAACCTTTTTTCTGGAGATTTTTCATACAACATACCTTTGTTTGAGGTGCCAGGTCCTGATGGAGGTTATCCTATCAATTTATTTTATAATTCTGTAACGGATGCCAATACAGAGGCTTCTTGGACAGGATTAGGTTGGAATATTAATATTGGTTCCTTGACAAGAAGTATGCGAGGATTACCAGATGATTTTGATGGAGAACAAGTAACAAGAAAGTTGGATATGCTCCAAAACGAGACTGTAGTAGCAGGTGTTACTGGTGGTTTGGAAATTGGTGGTTATGATAAATTCGGGAAAGCTGTTAAAGGATTAGGGCTGTCTTTGTCTTTAACAACAAATTATACTTATAACACTTATCGAGGTGCTGGATTTTCTATTGATCCAACCATTGGATTAAAAGGTTCTTTTGGGGGAAGTGGAGGAGGAAACTATAAACCTAACTTAAGTTTGGGGTTAAACTTATCGAGCACATCAATGGCTAGTTTAAATACTGGTTTTTCTATGAGTGTATCTGGAGAAAATGTGACGAATGGATTTAATTTTGGATTGAGTTTTAATGGGAGAGATGGTTTGTCGAGTTTATCTTTGGGATACACGTTCTCCAAAAATGATACTAAAAAAGGTAATCATGATAATGACGAAAAGACTGAAGATGAAGACGTATACAACCCTGCAGGAGGAGGAGCCAATGCCAGTTATACTTTTGCCAAAACATCCTATACACCAGAAGTGAAAATTCCATGGACAGGCTGGAATATAGCGGGTAGTTTTAGTTTTGCACCAGGAGCAACTATTGTTTATGGAACATTTGGTTTTAATGGTTCTTATTCTATCCAAAAAGTAAAAAATGCAGGACTACCATATACAAGTAAAGCTTATGGATATAATTATTTGCAAAATGCTTTGGATGATGGAAAGTCATTAATGGATTTTAATAGAGAAAAGGATGGAGCAGTACACCGTCATAATCGTTTCTTGGCAACACCTAGTTTGTCTTATGATATTTATAGTGTTGTTGGGCAAGGAATTGGAGGGATGTATCGTGCACACCGCTCAGATTATGGTTTTGCCTATGATCCTGAACTTTTTGCTTATACAGCAGGGGGGGCTATCGGGGGGCAGGTAGGTCCTCATTTAAAGGTAGGAATAGATGGAAGTACTAATTACTCGCATCAAAGAAATGATAGATGGCCTAAAAATGCTGGTTTTTTTGGTAATAAGGATGAAAATTATAGCTTCAAAACTTCAAAAAAAGGAGCTGATTTTGAAAATGTTTATTACAAAACAGCAGGCGAAATGGCAGCGGAACCCCTAGAAGCATATGATTATATGGGAGGAGATAAACCATTGCGTTTGAAGAAAAACGATGCTTTTCAGTATGATGGAACGAATGGAGGGGTATTAGAAGCCAAAGTAGTGGAGATAGATAGCAACACTAATAAATTGGTGCAAGATTATAAACCTGTTATAAAATTTGATGCTGATAAAAGTAATAGAAAGCATAAAAGAGCTAGGAATATAAGTGTTCAGAATATTTCTAATAACGATTTATTGGATGGTAATGGGAATGAAATACTTCCTGAATATGATATTAAG
It includes:
- a CDS encoding OmpH family outer membrane protein yields the protein MKQILPFVLLLGLCALIGGAVYINIPKTAFVDSQQLFDHFQGRKELESRLEQESNQKKAVIDSLGLQIQALQELAKTDESVLLRLQQMLQQYQQMNQEHQGFYQYKSQEYTEAIWKQISQYTREYGEEHSYDYVFGIAGTGSLMFGKPQYDITEDVIQFINSKYAGN